A region from the Leptolyngbya iicbica LK genome encodes:
- a CDS encoding YceD family protein, producing MQSIYIPHLLNATDRTRFLQFETTFDNLATLTPVRAEVSVRHGTTFIEVRGTASTIVTLTCDRCLQQYNHRVALGAEEIIWLDEAAGAGEGLPLEQEVSAEDLVESLSPNGHFDPETWIYEQICLHLPQRQICDQSCQGLQVEAAESNPPLTDGRWSALEALKQQLAGDEYQAN from the coding sequence ATGCAGTCCATTTATATTCCGCATCTCCTTAATGCAACTGACCGAACCCGCTTTCTCCAGTTTGAAACGACGTTTGATAACTTGGCGACGTTGACTCCAGTGCGAGCAGAAGTTTCTGTGCGTCATGGCACCACATTCATTGAGGTGCGAGGCACGGCCTCTACCATTGTGACGTTGACGTGCGATCGCTGCTTGCAGCAATACAACCATCGCGTGGCACTTGGTGCGGAAGAAATTATTTGGCTGGATGAAGCGGCTGGGGCAGGCGAAGGCTTACCTTTAGAACAAGAAGTGAGCGCTGAAGACCTGGTCGAAAGCCTCTCTCCTAATGGTCATTTTGATCCGGAAACCTGGATTTACGAGCAAATTTGTTTGCATTTGCCTCAGCGACAGATTTGTGATCAAAGCTGCCAAGGACTTCAGGTAGAAGCTGCAGAGTCTAATCCTCCGTTAACTGATGGGCGCTGGTCAGCCCTAGAGGCTTTAAAGCAGCAGTTGGCAGGTGACGAGTATCAGGCCAATTAG
- a CDS encoding protein jag: MESPEKLGIEWLETLLSHQGIATKVEASLAEDEFGASCWLTIQADDLSEEEVTTLIGDQGHSLDAIQYLANTTLNLGRLPDEQQPYTIELAGHRAKRKAELIALATEAADTAQSTGEEFEIKALSSAERRQLHHFLGTYEGLETFSRGREPDRRLVVRQATDAEST; the protein is encoded by the coding sequence ATGGAAAGTCCAGAAAAGTTAGGAATTGAGTGGCTGGAAACATTGCTCAGCCACCAAGGAATAGCCACTAAGGTTGAAGCTAGTTTGGCCGAAGATGAGTTTGGGGCAAGCTGCTGGCTAACAATTCAAGCAGATGACCTGTCTGAAGAAGAAGTGACGACTCTGATTGGGGATCAGGGACATTCTTTGGATGCCATTCAATACTTGGCAAATACGACTTTAAATTTGGGGCGATTGCCGGACGAACAGCAGCCCTACACGATTGAATTAGCCGGGCATCGAGCTAAGCGTAAGGCTGAGTTAATTGCGTTAGCAACTGAAGCGGCTGATACCGCTCAATCGACCGGGGAAGAATTCGAAATCAAAGCTTTATCGTCCGCTGAGCGGCGGCAGCTACACCACTTTTTGGGAACTTACGAAGGTCTAGAAACGTTTAGTCGCGGGCGAGAGCCCGACCGTCGGTTGGTGGTTCGCCAAGCAACCGACGCAGAGTCAACCTAA
- a CDS encoding saccharopine dehydrogenase family protein, which yields MTKVLIVGGTGRIGSSIAQDLLAHTDAEVVLTGRHPQRGQQAAQALGPRSQFLPLDLTEKDKLRAAIATADLVVHAAGPFHQRDTQVLQTCIEQGGNYLDVSDYRGFTRQALALTAAAQTAGVTAIVNTGVFPGISNSLVRQGVEALDQADAVQLSYIVAGSGGAGVTVMRTTFLGLQHPFDAWLDGQWQTVKPYTAREKLTFPSPYGDAYVYWYDMPEAMTLANSFPLQTVITKFGVVPDFYNRATWLTAHGLPKSVLQHPNTVEFLARISYWMTEVSDRFTGTGVAIRCDIQGTQAGETVHHHSAFVHDSAAIAAGIGAGYIAELLLSGELAQPGVYPVEQAVTTSQLLDALTRRQLSLQTPPLEARR from the coding sequence ATGACCAAAGTATTGATTGTGGGTGGCACCGGGCGCATTGGTAGCAGCATCGCCCAAGATCTGCTGGCCCACACTGATGCCGAAGTCGTGCTCACGGGGCGTCACCCTCAGCGAGGGCAGCAAGCGGCGCAGGCTTTGGGGCCGCGATCGCAGTTTTTGCCTCTCGATCTGACTGAGAAAGATAAGCTGAGAGCGGCGATCGCGACGGCAGATTTGGTTGTTCACGCTGCCGGGCCATTTCACCAACGCGACACCCAGGTTCTGCAAACCTGCATTGAGCAAGGGGGCAATTATTTGGACGTGAGCGACTATCGGGGCTTTACCCGTCAGGCGTTGGCTTTAACGGCGGCGGCGCAAACGGCGGGAGTCACCGCGATCGTTAATACAGGCGTCTTTCCCGGTATCTCTAACAGCCTGGTGCGGCAAGGGGTAGAAGCGCTGGATCAAGCCGATGCGGTGCAATTGAGCTATATCGTGGCTGGGTCAGGAGGCGCAGGCGTCACGGTCATGCGCACCACCTTTTTGGGGCTACAGCATCCCTTCGATGCTTGGCTAGATGGTCAGTGGCAGACGGTCAAGCCTTACACCGCTCGCGAAAAACTGACCTTTCCCTCACCCTACGGCGATGCCTATGTGTATTGGTACGACATGCCCGAAGCCATGACTTTGGCGAATTCATTTCCGCTGCAAACAGTCATAACCAAGTTCGGTGTGGTGCCAGATTTCTATAATCGTGCTACTTGGCTCACGGCTCACGGCTTACCCAAGTCAGTGTTGCAACATCCCAACACCGTCGAGTTTTTGGCGCGGATCAGTTATTGGATGACAGAGGTGAGCGATCGCTTCACCGGCACGGGCGTCGCGATTCGTTGCGATATCCAAGGCACCCAAGCCGGGGAAACGGTTCACCATCACAGTGCTTTTGTGCATGACAGTGCCGCGATCGCTGCGGGCATCGGAGCCGGGTACATCGCCGAATTGCTACTGTCTGGAGAACTCGCCCAACCCGGTGTCTATCCCGTCGAACAAGCCGTCACGACCTCCCAGTTGCTCGACGCCTTAACCCGTCGCCAATTGTCGCTGCAAACGCCGCCGCTTGAAGCAAGACGCTAA
- a CDS encoding glycosyltransferase: MRIAIVHEWLATYAGSERVVEQILQLYPEADLYSLVDFLEPDERAFIQHKSVITSFIQKLPGARKHFRQYLPLMPIAIEQFDLTDYDLIISSHHAMTKGVITRADQLHISYVHTPIRYAWDLQWQYLEQAGLKRGLKGLLTRLIFHYLRLWDVATANRVDAFVANSQFIARRIHKTYRRPAQVIYPPVAVDRFRCDRPRADFYLTVSRFVPYKRVDLTIAAFNELGLPLVVIGDGDQRSQLEKIARPNIQFLGYQADAAVVDYMERCKAFIFPAEEDFGITLVEAQAAGAPAIAYGRGGATETVIPGKTGLLFSDQTVESLVQAVRQFEQAPIATPATVIRQHAEQFSEQQFRQQFRDLVEAQWSDFQPFARPSMTR, encoded by the coding sequence ATGAGAATCGCGATCGTCCACGAATGGTTGGCGACCTATGCCGGGTCAGAGCGGGTGGTCGAGCAGATATTGCAGCTCTATCCCGAGGCCGATTTGTATAGTCTGGTGGATTTTTTGGAGCCTGACGAGCGAGCGTTCATTCAGCACAAATCGGTGATCACCTCCTTCATTCAAAAGCTGCCAGGAGCCCGCAAGCACTTTCGCCAGTATTTGCCGCTGATGCCGATCGCGATCGAGCAATTCGACCTGACAGACTACGACCTCATCATCTCTAGCCATCACGCGATGACGAAAGGCGTCATCACCCGCGCCGACCAGCTCCACATCAGCTACGTTCACACGCCCATTCGCTATGCCTGGGATTTGCAGTGGCAGTATCTGGAGCAGGCAGGACTCAAGCGAGGTTTGAAGGGATTATTGACCCGCCTGATCTTCCATTACCTGCGGCTTTGGGATGTCGCCACCGCAAATCGGGTCGATGCCTTTGTGGCCAACTCCCAGTTCATCGCTCGCCGTATTCACAAGACCTATCGGCGACCCGCCCAGGTCATTTATCCCCCCGTTGCGGTGGACCGATTTCGGTGCGATCGCCCCCGCGCCGATTTCTACCTCACTGTCTCCCGGTTTGTGCCCTACAAACGGGTCGATCTGACGATTGCCGCCTTTAATGAATTGGGGTTGCCCCTGGTGGTGATTGGTGATGGCGACCAGCGATCGCAGTTAGAAAAAATCGCCCGACCCAACATTCAGTTTCTTGGCTATCAAGCCGATGCCGCAGTGGTGGACTACATGGAGCGCTGCAAAGCCTTCATCTTTCCCGCTGAAGAAGATTTTGGCATCACCCTGGTGGAAGCTCAAGCTGCCGGTGCGCCCGCGATCGCCTATGGGCGCGGGGGCGCGACCGAGACGGTCATTCCTGGCAAAACGGGACTGCTGTTTTCTGACCAAACGGTCGAGTCGCTCGTGCAAGCCGTCCGCCAATTTGAGCAAGCGCCAATAGCGACCCCAGCGACAGTGATTCGTCAACATGCTGAACAGTTTTCCGAACAGCAGTTTCGTCAGCAGTTCCGCGATTTGGTCGAAGCTCAATGGTCTGACTTTCAGCCATTCGCCCGGCCCTCCATGACTCGCTGA
- a CDS encoding AAA family ATPase, with the protein MSFQEELLLLLRARYPVIYIATLEEERVEQAIAACTKPLNNRSVYVWDFVDGYQGNPNDAGVARRNPLQALEHIEKLPESVAALFVLRDYHRFLEDVAISRKLRNLARRLKSQAKNILLLAPQVQIPDDLAETVTVLEFALPGVEDIHAEVTRLLSSLNVQLSPSDLDALVQSCQGLSIERIRRVLARGIAAHGTFRPDDIDLVLEEKRQTIRQTQILDFYPAKEQISEIGGLDNLKDWLLRRGNSFSEKARQYGLPYPRGLLLVGIQGTGKSLTAKAIAHHWHLPLLRLDVGRLFAGLIGESESRTRQMVQLSEALAPCILWIDEIDKAFAGVDGRGDSGTSSRVFGTFITWMAEKTSPVFVVATANNIQSLPPELLRRGRFDEIFFVGLPTQEERKAIYEVHLSRLRAHNLQSYDLDRLAYETPNFSGAEIEQAIVEAMHIGFSQDRDFTTEDILEAASQIVPLARTAQEQVDALQAWAASGKARLASRSSLSDRLKQRMGPD; encoded by the coding sequence ATGAGTTTCCAAGAAGAACTCCTGTTATTGTTGCGGGCACGATATCCCGTCATCTACATCGCCACCTTAGAGGAAGAGCGAGTCGAGCAGGCGATCGCAGCCTGCACAAAGCCACTCAACAACCGTAGCGTTTATGTTTGGGATTTTGTCGACGGCTATCAGGGCAATCCAAACGACGCTGGGGTTGCCCGACGCAATCCCTTACAGGCGTTAGAGCACATCGAAAAGCTACCAGAATCCGTGGCGGCACTTTTTGTGTTGCGAGACTACCATCGTTTCCTTGAAGATGTTGCTATTTCTCGTAAATTGCGCAACCTGGCTCGGCGATTAAAGTCGCAAGCAAAGAATATCTTGCTGCTCGCGCCGCAGGTACAGATTCCCGATGACCTCGCCGAAACGGTGACCGTCCTGGAATTTGCCTTGCCTGGTGTGGAAGATATTCATGCCGAAGTCACGCGGCTATTGAGTAGTCTTAATGTGCAACTTTCCCCGAGCGATTTAGATGCCCTGGTGCAGTCTTGCCAGGGTTTATCGATCGAGCGTATTCGGCGGGTCTTGGCTCGGGGCATTGCGGCTCACGGCACCTTTCGGCCTGACGACATTGATTTAGTGCTGGAAGAAAAGCGCCAGACCATTCGCCAGACCCAAATTCTCGACTTTTATCCAGCCAAAGAACAGATTTCCGAAATTGGTGGTTTGGATAACCTCAAAGACTGGCTACTGCGACGAGGCAATTCTTTTTCCGAAAAAGCGCGACAGTATGGCTTGCCTTACCCTCGGGGGCTGCTGCTGGTAGGCATCCAGGGGACGGGGAAATCATTGACGGCGAAGGCGATCGCCCATCACTGGCACTTACCTCTGTTGCGGCTCGATGTCGGTCGGCTGTTTGCGGGTCTGATTGGCGAGTCGGAGTCTCGCACCCGGCAGATGGTGCAACTCTCAGAAGCGCTGGCTCCCTGTATTTTGTGGATTGATGAAATCGACAAGGCGTTTGCTGGCGTGGATGGTCGAGGCGATTCGGGAACGAGTAGCCGCGTCTTTGGCACATTTATTACTTGGATGGCCGAAAAAACGTCGCCTGTGTTTGTGGTCGCGACTGCCAACAACATTCAGTCTCTGCCACCAGAGTTGCTGCGTCGGGGCCGTTTTGACGAAATTTTCTTTGTGGGATTGCCCACTCAGGAAGAACGCAAAGCGATTTATGAAGTTCACCTGAGCCGCCTGCGGGCCCACAACCTCCAAAGTTATGACCTGGATCGTCTCGCCTATGAAACCCCTAATTTTTCCGGGGCGGAAATCGAGCAAGCGATCGTCGAGGCGATGCACATAGGGTTTAGTCAAGATCGCGATTTTACGACTGAAGACATTTTGGAAGCGGCGAGTCAAATTGTGCCCCTCGCTCGCACCGCTCAGGAACAGGTAGATGCTCTACAAGCCTGGGCCGCATCGGGAAAAGCGAGACTGGCGTCGCGGAGTTCGTTGAGCGATCGCCTTAAGCAGCGCATGGGGCCAGACTAA
- a CDS encoding PH domain-containing protein, translating into MGIKEEVYYEGGPHIGDLIINVLLAFTLVCIPLTVGAIVRALWLRYRITNRRISITSGWMGRTRSDIIYSEIKKVVTVPRGLGLWGDMVVTLKDGSKLEMRAVPNFRETYDYISAKLSTKAKAVSGAIGS; encoded by the coding sequence ATGGGTATTAAAGAGGAGGTTTACTACGAAGGTGGTCCCCACATTGGTGACCTGATCATCAACGTTTTGCTTGCCTTTACCCTGGTATGCATTCCCCTGACAGTTGGCGCTATTGTCCGAGCGCTCTGGTTGCGATATCGCATCACCAACCGCCGCATCTCGATTACCAGTGGCTGGATGGGACGCACTCGTTCTGACATCATTTATTCGGAAATCAAGAAGGTTGTGACTGTGCCCCGTGGCCTAGGCTTGTGGGGCGATATGGTAGTGACGCTGAAAGATGGCAGTAAGTTAGAAATGCGGGCAGTCCCGAATTTCCGTGAAACCTACGACTATATCTCTGCCAAGCTTTCCACTAAGGCTAAGGCTGTCAGTGGTGCCATTGGTAGCTAA
- a CDS encoding Uma2 family endonuclease, with amino-acid sequence MSPSVTLAKWTLEQYHQMIAAGILDDQPVELLNGEIVEMAPEGPEHAQISTDAADYLRAILGSRALVREAKPITLSTTHSEPEPDIAIVEPLRGIYRTRHPYPENIFWLIEYANTSFKKDTDPKAQVYAAAGIPEYWVVNLKKMELLVMRHPQQNQYSSVTILTAGTISPLAFPDRTISVSQLLD; translated from the coding sequence ATGTCCCCCTCAGTCACCCTCGCCAAATGGACCCTAGAGCAATATCACCAAATGATTGCCGCTGGTATTCTCGATGATCAGCCGGTCGAACTGTTGAACGGAGAAATTGTTGAAATGGCACCCGAAGGGCCAGAACATGCCCAGATCAGTACCGATGCCGCTGATTACTTGCGGGCCATTTTAGGGTCGCGCGCCCTTGTCAGAGAAGCGAAGCCCATCACGCTATCGACCACCCACTCGGAACCAGAACCGGATATCGCGATCGTCGAACCCCTACGAGGCATCTATCGTACCCGTCATCCTTACCCAGAAAATATTTTTTGGCTAATTGAGTATGCCAATACCAGCTTCAAAAAAGATACCGACCCCAAAGCTCAAGTCTATGCAGCGGCGGGGATCCCCGAGTATTGGGTTGTCAATCTGAAAAAGATGGAACTGCTGGTGATGCGGCATCCCCAGCAAAATCAGTACTCATCAGTAACCATCCTAACCGCTGGCACGATTTCCCCTCTCGCCTTTCCCGACCGCACCATTTCTGTCAGCCAATTGCTGGATTGA
- a CDS encoding MATE family efflux transporter → MKAFVLSSETRVEIREFLNLALPLASAQVAQALTGFVDTLMMGRLGQASLAAGGLAVMIFMATLMTGIGIVSSVSPLAAQAFGAQEPRQVGQVTRQGLWLALLIALPMMPLMGDLGEMMRSLGQAPEVIALTDEYLSIIRWGLLPALWFAVLRCTVTAIGRTRPIFVMMVSANVLNVLGNYVLAFGKLGFPAMGLAGLAWSSALAHGLMCLGLLGYVAYHRDGCLQPYRLFERVLRLRPATLKQLLVLGLPIGVVTILENGLFTVMTLMVGAIGTHVLAAQQLALQTVVVVFMLPLGMSYAATARVGQWYGRGDWPGVRRAAMVSMSLTVAVMFVFGVVFVLFPTPLISVYLDVHDPANQPVLQAGIAMLTVAGFGQVVDGVQRTANGVLQGLQDTRVPMVLSFVAYWGVGMVAGYWLGFHTPLGGVGIWMGAYLGLAVAAISYICRFRLLLKTR, encoded by the coding sequence ATGAAAGCATTTGTTCTCTCCTCTGAAACCCGCGTCGAAATTCGGGAATTTTTGAACTTGGCGCTGCCGCTGGCCAGTGCACAGGTGGCGCAAGCGCTGACGGGCTTTGTCGATACGCTGATGATGGGGCGACTCGGTCAAGCCTCGTTGGCTGCTGGTGGGCTAGCCGTCATGATATTTATGGCGACTCTGATGACGGGCATTGGCATCGTGTCGAGTGTGAGTCCGCTGGCGGCGCAAGCCTTTGGGGCTCAAGAGCCGCGACAAGTCGGGCAAGTTACCCGGCAGGGACTCTGGCTGGCCCTGTTAATTGCGCTGCCGATGATGCCTCTGATGGGCGACTTGGGTGAGATGATGCGATCGCTCGGCCAAGCGCCCGAAGTGATTGCCCTGACTGATGAGTACCTCAGCATCATTCGCTGGGGATTGTTGCCTGCCCTCTGGTTTGCGGTACTGCGCTGCACGGTGACGGCGATCGGGCGTACCCGTCCTATTTTCGTCATGATGGTGAGCGCCAATGTGTTGAATGTGTTAGGCAACTATGTGCTCGCCTTTGGCAAACTGGGGTTTCCAGCGATGGGGCTGGCCGGGTTGGCTTGGTCGAGTGCGCTAGCTCACGGGCTGATGTGCCTGGGGCTGTTGGGCTATGTGGCGTATCACCGTGACGGTTGTTTGCAGCCCTATCGGTTATTTGAGCGCGTCTTACGGCTGCGGCCTGCAACCTTAAAACAGTTGCTGGTGTTGGGTTTGCCTATCGGCGTGGTCACGATTTTAGAAAATGGTCTGTTCACCGTGATGACGTTGATGGTAGGGGCGATCGGGACTCACGTGTTGGCGGCCCAGCAGTTGGCCCTGCAAACGGTGGTGGTGGTGTTTATGTTGCCCTTGGGCATGTCCTACGCGGCGACGGCGCGGGTCGGGCAGTGGTATGGGCGCGGCGACTGGCCGGGGGTGCGGCGGGCTGCAATGGTCAGCATGAGCCTGACGGTGGCCGTTATGTTTGTCTTTGGCGTGGTGTTTGTCTTGTTTCCGACCCCGCTCATCAGCGTTTATCTAGATGTGCATGATCCGGCTAACCAGCCAGTCTTGCAGGCGGGGATTGCCATGCTGACGGTAGCCGGGTTTGGGCAAGTGGTGGATGGCGTGCAGCGCACGGCTAACGGTGTCTTGCAAGGCTTACAAGATACCCGCGTACCGATGGTGCTGAGTTTTGTTGCCTACTGGGGAGTCGGCATGGTGGCAGGCTACTGGTTGGGCTTTCACACCCCGCTCGGCGGCGTCGGGATTTGGATGGGTGCGTACTTAGGCCTAGCGGTAGCCGCAATTTCCTACATTTGTCGCTTCCGTCTGTTACTCAAAACTCGTTAA
- the yidC gene encoding membrane protein insertase YidC: protein MDFGIGFLSNNIMLPILDFFYGVVPSYGLAIVALTLVIRFALYPLNAGSIRNMRRMKVAQPVMQKRVKEIQERYKEDPPKLQEEMSKVYKEFGNPLAGCFPVLLQMPILFALFATLRGSPFADVAYPVNLQILPSEKVEQIQPQAFSTSQKSIYVTDGVHFPMSVVIPGGNRLAVGEKTDFRIQDEQGETLEQLVTEYDKADALQPYLEVTKGQELVNIDEAGNIEAIAPGDVTLQVKVPGLAANKGFLFIEALGRVGVRGDDGAIHWDILLMVLTFGVSLYVNQLLSGQGGASSDNPQQAAINKFTPIIFSGMFLFFPLPAGVLMYMVIANIFQTLQSFILSKEPLPENLQKIVDSQAASESGDDSRQTLPFEPSRSKKKKKAS from the coding sequence ATGGATTTTGGAATTGGTTTTCTGTCCAACAACATCATGTTGCCAATCCTGGACTTTTTTTACGGAGTTGTGCCGAGCTATGGACTCGCGATCGTAGCTCTGACGTTGGTCATTCGATTTGCGCTCTACCCATTGAATGCTGGCTCAATTCGCAACATGAGGCGAATGAAAGTCGCTCAGCCAGTCATGCAGAAGCGGGTAAAGGAGATCCAAGAACGCTACAAAGAGGATCCACCTAAGCTGCAAGAAGAGATGAGCAAGGTTTACAAGGAGTTTGGCAATCCCTTAGCGGGCTGCTTTCCGGTCTTGTTACAGATGCCAATTCTCTTCGCTTTGTTTGCGACTCTACGGGGATCGCCATTTGCGGATGTCGCTTATCCAGTGAATCTGCAAATTTTGCCTTCGGAAAAAGTCGAACAGATCCAGCCTCAAGCATTTTCGACTTCCCAAAAGAGCATTTATGTCACCGACGGTGTGCATTTCCCGATGTCGGTTGTGATTCCAGGGGGCAACCGTCTGGCTGTTGGTGAGAAGACTGACTTTCGCATCCAAGACGAGCAGGGTGAAACACTTGAACAACTGGTGACTGAGTATGATAAGGCTGATGCTTTGCAGCCTTATCTGGAAGTTACCAAGGGGCAGGAGCTAGTCAACATTGATGAGGCTGGCAATATCGAAGCGATCGCGCCTGGCGATGTTACGCTCCAGGTGAAAGTGCCTGGTTTAGCTGCAAATAAGGGCTTTTTGTTCATCGAAGCCTTAGGTCGAGTGGGTGTGCGTGGCGACGATGGCGCAATTCACTGGGACATCTTGTTAATGGTGTTGACGTTTGGCGTTAGCTTGTATGTCAACCAATTATTGTCTGGTCAAGGTGGTGCTAGTAGCGATAATCCTCAACAAGCTGCAATAAATAAGTTCACGCCAATTATCTTCTCTGGGATGTTCTTGTTCTTCCCTTTGCCAGCCGGGGTTTTGATGTACATGGTAATTGCTAACATTTTCCAGACTCTGCAGAGCTTTATCCTGTCTAAGGAGCCGCTACCGGAAAATCTACAGAAAATCGTAGATTCTCAAGCTGCTAGTGAGTCCGGTGATGATAGCCGTCAGACATTACCGTTTGAGCCGAGTCGCTCCAAAAAGAAGAAGAAGGCATCGTAA
- a CDS encoding DegT/DnrJ/EryC1/StrS family aminotransferase yields the protein MTQTKVPILDLKPQYQAIQAEIKAAVDRVLTSGQFILGPEVQQFETDAARHLGVQHAIGVNSGTDALVIGLRAAGIGPGDEVITTPFSFFATAESISMIGAKPIFVDIEAASFNLNAAQIRAAITAKTKAILPVHLFGNPAPMAQILEIAAEHGLKVIEDCAQSFGAVYKGDCIGCEQGCQDAIRDRITGQFTGAMGDVGAFSFFPTKNLGAYGDGGLITTNDDAIAEMARKLRVHGALKRYHNEILGYNSRLDAMQAAILGVKLAYVSQWNQQRRQVAATYNRLLATVPGVVTPMVTAGHVFHQYTVRVLDGKRDAVQQYLAEQGIGAMVYYPIPQDRLPVYDGQFPTYPVSEQVASEVLSLPIWPEIEAPVQERVVATLKDAIAAA from the coding sequence GTGACGCAAACTAAGGTTCCCATTCTCGACCTAAAGCCGCAGTATCAGGCCATTCAGGCAGAAATCAAGGCGGCGGTCGATCGCGTCTTGACCTCGGGACAATTCATCTTAGGGCCAGAGGTGCAGCAGTTTGAAACCGATGCGGCTCGCCATTTGGGGGTGCAGCACGCGATCGGGGTGAATTCTGGCACCGATGCTTTAGTGATTGGACTGCGAGCAGCGGGCATTGGACCCGGGGACGAGGTAATCACGACCCCGTTTAGTTTTTTTGCCACGGCAGAATCCATCAGCATGATTGGGGCTAAGCCCATCTTTGTGGATATCGAGGCCGCTTCGTTTAACCTGAATGCGGCGCAGATTCGCGCGGCCATTACCGCGAAAACGAAGGCGATTTTGCCGGTTCACTTGTTTGGCAATCCCGCGCCGATGGCCCAGATTCTAGAAATCGCTGCCGAGCATGGTCTCAAGGTGATTGAAGATTGTGCCCAGTCCTTTGGCGCCGTCTACAAGGGCGACTGCATCGGCTGCGAGCAAGGCTGTCAGGATGCCATACGCGATCGCATCACTGGGCAATTCACTGGCGCAATGGGGGATGTGGGGGCGTTCTCGTTCTTTCCCACCAAAAATTTGGGAGCCTATGGCGATGGCGGCCTGATCACCACGAATGATGACGCGATCGCTGAAATGGCCCGTAAGTTGCGCGTCCACGGTGCCTTGAAGCGGTATCACAACGAAATTTTGGGCTATAACTCGCGGCTGGATGCGATGCAGGCGGCGATTTTGGGGGTGAAGCTCGCTTACGTCAGCCAGTGGAACCAGCAACGCCGTCAAGTTGCCGCAACCTACAACCGCCTATTGGCAACGGTGCCGGGGGTGGTGACGCCAATGGTGACTGCCGGGCACGTGTTTCACCAGTACACTGTGCGTGTTTTAGACGGCAAACGGGATGCGGTGCAGCAATATTTGGCGGAGCAGGGCATTGGGGCCATGGTGTATTATCCGATTCCCCAAGACCGCTTACCCGTTTATGACGGCCAGTTTCCCACCTATCCGGTGAGTGAGCAGGTGGCCTCAGAAGTGCTGAGCTTACCCATTTGGCCCGAGATTGAAGCGCCCGTACAAGAGCGCGTGGTGGCGACCCTGAAAGACGCGATCGCTGCCGCTTGA